One stretch of Euphorbia lathyris chromosome 7, ddEupLath1.1, whole genome shotgun sequence DNA includes these proteins:
- the LOC136234767 gene encoding 6,7,8-trihydroxycoumarin synthase-like → MIYLIFLVLSLPIILIFLTQNHKTKTNLHLPPGPRGLPIIGNLHQLDNSTLHHHLWKLSEKFGPLMSLRLGSLKVLVVSSAETAKQVLKTHDLIFCSRPSFIGQQKLSYNGLDLAFAPYDSYWREIRKICVVHLFNSNRVQSFRPVREFEVSHMIKKISDLATSDKAVNLSEVMMYLTSTIICRVAFGKRYEEEGIERSRFQGLLADTQALFMSFFVGDYFPGFGFVDKLTGLRSVLEKNFHDFDVFYEQIIQEHLDPNRLKPEQEDILDVLLEIWKDRSFKVQLTFDHIKAVLMNVFVGGTDTSAATVVWAMTFLMKNPKSMKKVQDEVRNIVKNKGFVDEDEAQNLPYLKAVVKETMRLQPTAPLLVPREVSEDCKLEGYDIQAKTVVYVNAYAIGRDPQVWKNPQEFCPERFIGSSIDIKGQDYELIPFGAGRRICPGMVMGISTVELSLANLLYKFNWEMPVGIQRGDLDMDAQPGITMHKKNALCLMPSKYI, encoded by the exons ATGATTTACCTTATCTTCCTTGTATTATCTCTTCCAATTATCCTCATTTTTCTCACCCAAAaccacaaaacaaaaacaaacctTCATCTCCCACCCGGTCCTAGAGGTCTTCCAATAATAGGCAATTTACACCAACTCGACAACTCAACTCTTCATCACCATCTATGGAAACTTTCAGAAAAATTCGGACCTTTAATGTCCTTACGCTTAGGTTCCCTCAAAGTCCTCGTAGTTTCCTCAGCAGAAACAGCAAAACAAGTCTTAAAAACACATGATCTCATCTTCTGCAGCAGACCTTCTTTTATTGGCCAACAAAAACTATCTTACAACGGTTTAGATTTAGCTTTTGCACCTTATGATTCTTATTGGCGAGAGATTAGGAAAATCTGTGTTGTTCATCTTTTCAATTCAAATAGAGTCCAAAGCTTTAGACCTGTTAGAGAATTTGAAGTCTCTCATATGATTAAGAAGATATCTGATTTAGCAACTTCAGATAAAGCTGTGAATTTAAGTGAGGTTATGATGTATCTTACGAGTACTATAATATGCAGAGTTGCTTTTGGGAAGAGATATGAAGAAGAGGGTATTGAAAGGAGTAGATTTCAGGGGTTGCTTGCTGATACTCAGGCTttgtttatgagttttttcgTTGGAGATTATTTTCCTGGGTTTGGTTTTGTTGATAAATTAACAGGATTGAGAAGTGTTTTGGAGAAGaattttcatgattttgatGTGTTTTATGAGCAGATAATTCAAGAACATCTTGATCCGAATAGATTGAAACCTGAGCAAGAGGATATTCTTGATGTTTTGCTGGAAATATGGAAGGATCGTTCTTTCAAAGTTCAACTTACATTTGATCATATTAAAGCTGTGCTCATG AATGTATTTGTGGGTGGGACGGACACAAGTGCAGCAACAGTTGTTTGGGCCATGACATTCTTAATGAAGAATCCCAAATCAATGAAAAAAGTTCAAGACGAAGTTAGGAACATAGTTAAAAACAAAGGTTTCGTAGACGAAGACGAAGCCCAAAACTTACCTTATCTAAAAGCAGTTGTGAAAGAAACAATGAGATTACAACCAACAGCTCCTTTACTAGTTCCAAGAGAAGTGTCTGAAGACTGCAAACTAGAAGGATATGACATACAAGCAAAGACAGTAGTATATGTGAATGCATATGCAATAGGAAGAGACCCTCAAGTGTGGAAAAACCCACAAGAGTTTTGTCCTGAAAGATTTATAGGAAGTTCTATTGACATAAAAGGTCAGGATTACGAGTTAATTCCATTTGGGGCTGGAAGAAGAATATGTCCTGGAATGGTTATGGGTATTTCTACTGTTGAGCTTTCTCTTGCAAATTTGCTCTATAAATTTAATTGGGAAATGCCTGTTGGAATTCAAAGGGGAGATTTAGATATGGATGCCCAACCAGGTATTACTATGCACAAGAAAAATGCTCTTTGTCTTATGCCGTCCAAATACATTTAG